The Dermochelys coriacea isolate rDerCor1 chromosome 7, rDerCor1.pri.v4, whole genome shotgun sequence genome window below encodes:
- the CTSW gene encoding cathepsin W isoform X2, whose protein sequence is MGSRVLSPCLLLLGVWVCALPAGSVLPPELSKAEVTGLFKDFMIQFNRTYRSPAEQRRRFGIFKQSLLAARRLQETELGTGQYGVTRFSDWTDEEFRGMFQSPPPRTMHQEAWRPRKKLPKSCDWRKAGAVTAVRDQGRNCRSCWAFAAVANIESLWYIHFRQPRNLSVQEVLDCSWCGAGCKGGYVWDAFTTVLHQRGLTSEAAYPYTGRQEKCQQHDPTAYIQGFQTLPRDEEEIAAHVATKGPITVTLNSAAMKNYKKGISQPLVKNCSPDQVDHVALLVGYGDVKRRQYWVIKNSWGKDWEEKGYYRLYRGSNACGITTFPLTATVHRVGAPGHEVHCPP, encoded by the exons ATGGGGTCTAGAGTCCTGAgtccctgcctcctgctgctgggggtttgggtctgtgcccTCCCAGCtggctctgtcctgccccctgAACTCAGCAAG GCTGAAGTGACTGGACTGTTCAAGGATTTTATGATTCAGTTCAACAGAACCTACAGGAGCCCCGCAG AGCAGCGCAGACGCTTCGGGATCTTCAAGCAGAGCCTGCTTGCGGCACGGCGGCTGCAAGAGACGGAGCTGGGCACGGGGCAGTACGGGGTGACCCGCTTCAGCGACTGGACAG ATGAGGAGTTCCGGGGGATGTTCCAAAGCCCCCCGCCCCGTACCATGCACCAGGAGGCCTGGCGCCCAAGGAAGAAACTCCCTAAGTCCTGCGATTGGAGGAAGGCGGGGGCCGTGACTGCCGTGAGGGACCAG GGCCGGAACTGCAGATCCTGCTGGGCCTTCGCTGCCGTCGCCAACATCGAGTCCCTCTGGTACATCCACTTCCGCCAGCCCCGGAACCTCTCGGTGCAAG AGGTGTTGGACTGCAGCTGGTGCGGAGCGGGATGCAAAGGGGGCTACGTGTGGGACGCCTTCACTACGGTGCTACACCAGC GTGGACTGACCAGCGAGGCTGCCTACCCCTACACAGGGAGACAGGAGAAATGCCAGCAGCATGATCCGACTGCCTATATCCAGGGCTTCCAGACACTACCTAGAGATGAGGAGG AAATAGCTGCACACGTCGCAACTAAGGGCCCAATCACAGTTACCCTGAACTCAGCTGCCATGAAG AATTATAAAAAGGGCATCTCACAGCCCTTGGTGAAGAACTGCAGTCCAGACCAGGTGGATCATGTTGCCCTGTTGGTTGGCTACGGGGATG TAAAGAGAAGGCAGTACTGGGTCATCAAGAACTCCTGGGGGAAAGACTGGGAAGAGAAG GGCTATTACCGTCTCTATCGTGGCAGTAACGCCTGTGGCATCACCACGTTCCCTCTAACAGCCACCGTCCATCGCGTTGGGGCCCCAGGACATGAAGTCCACTGCCCCCCCTGa
- the CTSW gene encoding cathepsin W isoform X1: protein MGSRVLSPCLLLLGVWVCALPAGSVLPPELSKAEVTGLFKDFMIQFNRTYRSPAEQRRRFGIFKQSLLAARRLQETELGTGQYGVTRFSDWTDEEFRGMFQSPPPRTMHQEAWRPRKKLPKSCDWRKAGAVTAVRDQVGRNCRSCWAFAAVANIESLWYIHFRQPRNLSVQEVLDCSWCGAGCKGGYVWDAFTTVLHQRGLTSEAAYPYTGRQEKCQQHDPTAYIQGFQTLPRDEEEIAAHVATKGPITVTLNSAAMKNYKKGISQPLVKNCSPDQVDHVALLVGYGDVKRRQYWVIKNSWGKDWEEKGYYRLYRGSNACGITTFPLTATVHRVGAPGHEVHCPP from the exons ATGGGGTCTAGAGTCCTGAgtccctgcctcctgctgctgggggtttgggtctgtgcccTCCCAGCtggctctgtcctgccccctgAACTCAGCAAG GCTGAAGTGACTGGACTGTTCAAGGATTTTATGATTCAGTTCAACAGAACCTACAGGAGCCCCGCAG AGCAGCGCAGACGCTTCGGGATCTTCAAGCAGAGCCTGCTTGCGGCACGGCGGCTGCAAGAGACGGAGCTGGGCACGGGGCAGTACGGGGTGACCCGCTTCAGCGACTGGACAG ATGAGGAGTTCCGGGGGATGTTCCAAAGCCCCCCGCCCCGTACCATGCACCAGGAGGCCTGGCGCCCAAGGAAGAAACTCCCTAAGTCCTGCGATTGGAGGAAGGCGGGGGCCGTGACTGCCGTGAGGGACCAGGTA GGCCGGAACTGCAGATCCTGCTGGGCCTTCGCTGCCGTCGCCAACATCGAGTCCCTCTGGTACATCCACTTCCGCCAGCCCCGGAACCTCTCGGTGCAAG AGGTGTTGGACTGCAGCTGGTGCGGAGCGGGATGCAAAGGGGGCTACGTGTGGGACGCCTTCACTACGGTGCTACACCAGC GTGGACTGACCAGCGAGGCTGCCTACCCCTACACAGGGAGACAGGAGAAATGCCAGCAGCATGATCCGACTGCCTATATCCAGGGCTTCCAGACACTACCTAGAGATGAGGAGG AAATAGCTGCACACGTCGCAACTAAGGGCCCAATCACAGTTACCCTGAACTCAGCTGCCATGAAG AATTATAAAAAGGGCATCTCACAGCCCTTGGTGAAGAACTGCAGTCCAGACCAGGTGGATCATGTTGCCCTGTTGGTTGGCTACGGGGATG TAAAGAGAAGGCAGTACTGGGTCATCAAGAACTCCTGGGGGAAAGACTGGGAAGAGAAG GGCTATTACCGTCTCTATCGTGGCAGTAACGCCTGTGGCATCACCACGTTCCCTCTAACAGCCACCGTCCATCGCGTTGGGGCCCCAGGACATGAAGTCCACTGCCCCCCCTGa
- the BBS1 gene encoding Bardet-Biedl syndrome 1 protein isoform X3 has protein sequence MAATSSSSESNEANSKWLDAHYDPMANLYTFSSCIALADLHGDGEYKLVVGDLGMAGHTMRLKVYRGTGLASESTLLDLPAAVTTFLMDQNEPRTPAVAVASGPFIYVYKNLRPYFKFTLPPLDANPLEQDVWEQAKEDMIDPLTLKEMLEGIRDKAEIPLSVRSLRFLAQDVPEMENFVNLHKGQPIKRQMTLPSVPAFLDVMGQFDVEYRVTVACRDGNIYILRRESKRPKYCIELSAQPVGLVRVHKNIVAGCSDETLQGYTQKGKKLWTVYLPAPLMTMSLLDHKSRGFQAVMVGLANQEVHMYRDKNLVDIIRTQDVITSICFGRYGREDNTLIMTTKGGGLIIKILKRTAVFEEKDLSLGPPVAQSIRLSVPKKTRLYVDQTLRERENAMAMHHVFQMDLYRLRLMAARAYVKALESSLAPITSTLQEPLKMNAVVQGIGPTFKLTLHIQNTSAGHPSINLLVSFLYDQSLYAMKRAFFKAPMLVPGLNYPIETFVECLSDKGISDVIKVFVLREGQSMPLLTAHINMPVNEGLAAA, from the exons ATGGCGGCCACCTCCTCCAGCAGCGAGAG TAATGAAGCCAACTCCAAATGGCTGGATGCCCATTATGACCCCATGGCCAATCTCTACACGTTCTCCTCCTGCATCG CCCTGGCTGACCTGCATGGCGATGGAGAGTACAAG CTGGTGGTGGGTGACCTGGGCATGGCTGGACACACCATGAGGCTGAAGGTGTACCGGGGTACGGGGCTGGCCAGCGAGAGCACCTTATTGGACCTGCCGGCTGCCGTGACCACCTTCCTAATGGACCAGAATGAGCCACGCACGCCTGCTGTGGCCGTGGCCTCCGGCCCATTCATCTATGTCTACAAGAACTTGCGGCCCTACTTCAAATTCACCCTGCCCCCCCTGGATGCCAACCCCTTGGAGCAGGATGTCTGGGAACAGGCCAAAGAG GACATGATCGACCCCCTGACTCTGAAGGAAATGCTGGAGGGGATCCG GGACAAGGCGGAGATCCCCCTGTCGGTACGATCACTGAG GTTCCTGGCCCAAGATGTACCAGAGATGGAGAATTTTGTAAACCTACATAAGGGGCAACCGATCAAGCGCCAG ATGACGTTGCCAAGCGTGCCAGCCTTCCTGGATGTGATGGGGCAGTTCGATGTGGAGTACCGGGTAACGGTGGCCTGCCGGGACGGGAACATCTACATCCTCCGCAG GGAGTCCAAGCGGCCCAAGTACTGCATCGAGCTGAGTGCCCAGCCTGTGGGGCTGGTGCGGGTACACAAGAATATCGTGGCTGGCTGCTCCGACGAAACCCTGCAGGGCTATACACAGAAg GGGAAGAAGCTGTGGACAGTTTATCTGCCAGCCCCACTGATGACCATGAGCCTCCTAGACCATAAATCACGTGGCTTCCAGGCCGTGATGGTAGGTCTGGCCAACCAGGAGGTGCACATGTACCGGGATAAAAACCTTGTGGACATCATCCGCACCCAG GACGTGATCACCAGTATTTGCTTTGGCCGCTATGGGCGTGAGGACAACACCCTGATCATGACGACTAAAG GTGGGGGGCTGATCATCAAGATCCTGAAGCGCACGGCCGTGTTTGAGGAGAAGGACTTGTCACTGGGCCCTCCTGTGGCCCAGAGCATCCGACTCAGTGTGCCCAAGAAGACCAGGCTGTACGTGGACCAGACACTGCGGGAGCGCGAGAATGCCatgg CCATGCACCACGTGTTCCAGATGGACCTGTACCGGCTGCGGCTCATGGCAGCCCGGGCCTATGTCAAGGCGCTGGAGTCCAGCCTGGCGCCCATCACATCCACACTGCAGGAGCCCCTTAAAATGAATGCAGTG gtccAGGGCATCGGTCCCACCTTCAAACTGACCCTCCACATTCAGAACACGTCAGCTGGACACCCTTCCATCAACCTGCTGGTGAGCTTCCTCTATGACCAGAGCCTCTATGCCATGAAGAGAGCCTTCTTCAAG GCccccatgctggtcccaggactGAACTACCCCATTGAAACCTTTGTGGAGTGTCTGAGTGACAAGGGGATCTCGGACGTCATCAAG GTGTTTGTGTTGCGCGAAGGCCAGAGCATGCCCTTGCTGACTGCCCATATCAACATGCCAGTGAATGAGGGCCTGGCTGCTGCCTGA
- the BBS1 gene encoding Bardet-Biedl syndrome 1 protein isoform X1: MAATSSSSESNEANSKWLDAHYDPMANLYTFSSCIALADLHGDGEYKLVVGDLGMAGHTMRLKVYRGTGLASESTLLDLPAAVTTFLMDQNEPRTPAVAVASGPFIYVYKNLRPYFKFTLPPLDANPLEQDVWEQAKEDMIDPLTLKEMLEGIRDKAEIPLSVRSLRFLAQDVPEMENFVNLHKGQPIKRQTVITCMSTLKKNMADEDAVSCLVIGTESADVLILDPEAFTILAKMTLPSVPAFLDVMGQFDVEYRVTVACRDGNIYILRRESKRPKYCIELSAQPVGLVRVHKNIVAGCSDETLQGYTQKGKKLWTVYLPAPLMTMSLLDHKSRGFQAVMVGLANQEVHMYRDKNLVDIIRTQDVITSICFGRYGREDNTLIMTTKGGGLIIKILKRTAVFEEKDLSLGPPVAQSIRLSVPKKTRLYVDQTLRERENAMAMHHVFQMDLYRLRLMAARAYVKALESSLAPITSTLQEPLKMNAVVQGIGPTFKLTLHIQNTSAGHPSINLLVSFLYDQSLYAMKRAFFKAPMLVPGLNYPIETFVECLSDKGISDVIKVFVLREGQSMPLLTAHINMPVNEGLAAA, from the exons ATGGCGGCCACCTCCTCCAGCAGCGAGAG TAATGAAGCCAACTCCAAATGGCTGGATGCCCATTATGACCCCATGGCCAATCTCTACACGTTCTCCTCCTGCATCG CCCTGGCTGACCTGCATGGCGATGGAGAGTACAAG CTGGTGGTGGGTGACCTGGGCATGGCTGGACACACCATGAGGCTGAAGGTGTACCGGGGTACGGGGCTGGCCAGCGAGAGCACCTTATTGGACCTGCCGGCTGCCGTGACCACCTTCCTAATGGACCAGAATGAGCCACGCACGCCTGCTGTGGCCGTGGCCTCCGGCCCATTCATCTATGTCTACAAGAACTTGCGGCCCTACTTCAAATTCACCCTGCCCCCCCTGGATGCCAACCCCTTGGAGCAGGATGTCTGGGAACAGGCCAAAGAG GACATGATCGACCCCCTGACTCTGAAGGAAATGCTGGAGGGGATCCG GGACAAGGCGGAGATCCCCCTGTCGGTACGATCACTGAG GTTCCTGGCCCAAGATGTACCAGAGATGGAGAATTTTGTAAACCTACATAAGGGGCAACCGATCAAGCGCCAG ACTGTCATCACGTGCATGAGCACACTGAAGAAGAACATGGCAGATGAGGACGCGGTCAGCTGCCTGGTGATCGGGACGGAGAGCGCCGATGTCCTCATCTTGGACCCTGAGGCCTTCACTATCCTGGCCAAG ATGACGTTGCCAAGCGTGCCAGCCTTCCTGGATGTGATGGGGCAGTTCGATGTGGAGTACCGGGTAACGGTGGCCTGCCGGGACGGGAACATCTACATCCTCCGCAG GGAGTCCAAGCGGCCCAAGTACTGCATCGAGCTGAGTGCCCAGCCTGTGGGGCTGGTGCGGGTACACAAGAATATCGTGGCTGGCTGCTCCGACGAAACCCTGCAGGGCTATACACAGAAg GGGAAGAAGCTGTGGACAGTTTATCTGCCAGCCCCACTGATGACCATGAGCCTCCTAGACCATAAATCACGTGGCTTCCAGGCCGTGATGGTAGGTCTGGCCAACCAGGAGGTGCACATGTACCGGGATAAAAACCTTGTGGACATCATCCGCACCCAG GACGTGATCACCAGTATTTGCTTTGGCCGCTATGGGCGTGAGGACAACACCCTGATCATGACGACTAAAG GTGGGGGGCTGATCATCAAGATCCTGAAGCGCACGGCCGTGTTTGAGGAGAAGGACTTGTCACTGGGCCCTCCTGTGGCCCAGAGCATCCGACTCAGTGTGCCCAAGAAGACCAGGCTGTACGTGGACCAGACACTGCGGGAGCGCGAGAATGCCatgg CCATGCACCACGTGTTCCAGATGGACCTGTACCGGCTGCGGCTCATGGCAGCCCGGGCCTATGTCAAGGCGCTGGAGTCCAGCCTGGCGCCCATCACATCCACACTGCAGGAGCCCCTTAAAATGAATGCAGTG gtccAGGGCATCGGTCCCACCTTCAAACTGACCCTCCACATTCAGAACACGTCAGCTGGACACCCTTCCATCAACCTGCTGGTGAGCTTCCTCTATGACCAGAGCCTCTATGCCATGAAGAGAGCCTTCTTCAAG GCccccatgctggtcccaggactGAACTACCCCATTGAAACCTTTGTGGAGTGTCTGAGTGACAAGGGGATCTCGGACGTCATCAAG GTGTTTGTGTTGCGCGAAGGCCAGAGCATGCCCTTGCTGACTGCCCATATCAACATGCCAGTGAATGAGGGCCTGGCTGCTGCCTGA
- the BBS1 gene encoding Bardet-Biedl syndrome 1 protein isoform X2 yields the protein MAATSSSSESNEANSKWLDAHYDPMANLYTFSSCIALADLHGDGEYKLVVGDLGMAGHTMRLKVYRGTGLASESTLLDLPAAVTTFLMDQNEPRTPAVAVASGPFIYVYKNLRPYFKFTLPPLDANPLEQDVWEQAKEDMIDPLTLKEMLEGIRDKAEIPLSVRSLRFLAQDVPEMENFVNLHKGQPIKRQTVITCMSTLKKNMADEDAVSCLVIGTESADVLILDPEAFTILAKMTLPSVPAFLDVMGQFDVEYRVTVACRDGNIYILRRESKRPKYCIELSAQPVGLVRVHKNIVAGCSDETLQGYTQKGKKLWTVYLPAPLMTMSLLDHKSRGFQAVMVGLANQEVHMYRDKNLVDIIRTQDVITSICFGRYGREDNTLIMTTKGGGLIIKILKRTAVFEEKDLSLGPPVAQSIRLSVPKKTRLYVDQTLRERENAMAMHHVFQMDLYRLRLMAARAYVKALESSLAPITSTLQEPLKMNAVVQGIGPTFKLTLHIQNTSAGHPSINLLAPMLVPGLNYPIETFVECLSDKGISDVIKVFVLREGQSMPLLTAHINMPVNEGLAAA from the exons ATGGCGGCCACCTCCTCCAGCAGCGAGAG TAATGAAGCCAACTCCAAATGGCTGGATGCCCATTATGACCCCATGGCCAATCTCTACACGTTCTCCTCCTGCATCG CCCTGGCTGACCTGCATGGCGATGGAGAGTACAAG CTGGTGGTGGGTGACCTGGGCATGGCTGGACACACCATGAGGCTGAAGGTGTACCGGGGTACGGGGCTGGCCAGCGAGAGCACCTTATTGGACCTGCCGGCTGCCGTGACCACCTTCCTAATGGACCAGAATGAGCCACGCACGCCTGCTGTGGCCGTGGCCTCCGGCCCATTCATCTATGTCTACAAGAACTTGCGGCCCTACTTCAAATTCACCCTGCCCCCCCTGGATGCCAACCCCTTGGAGCAGGATGTCTGGGAACAGGCCAAAGAG GACATGATCGACCCCCTGACTCTGAAGGAAATGCTGGAGGGGATCCG GGACAAGGCGGAGATCCCCCTGTCGGTACGATCACTGAG GTTCCTGGCCCAAGATGTACCAGAGATGGAGAATTTTGTAAACCTACATAAGGGGCAACCGATCAAGCGCCAG ACTGTCATCACGTGCATGAGCACACTGAAGAAGAACATGGCAGATGAGGACGCGGTCAGCTGCCTGGTGATCGGGACGGAGAGCGCCGATGTCCTCATCTTGGACCCTGAGGCCTTCACTATCCTGGCCAAG ATGACGTTGCCAAGCGTGCCAGCCTTCCTGGATGTGATGGGGCAGTTCGATGTGGAGTACCGGGTAACGGTGGCCTGCCGGGACGGGAACATCTACATCCTCCGCAG GGAGTCCAAGCGGCCCAAGTACTGCATCGAGCTGAGTGCCCAGCCTGTGGGGCTGGTGCGGGTACACAAGAATATCGTGGCTGGCTGCTCCGACGAAACCCTGCAGGGCTATACACAGAAg GGGAAGAAGCTGTGGACAGTTTATCTGCCAGCCCCACTGATGACCATGAGCCTCCTAGACCATAAATCACGTGGCTTCCAGGCCGTGATGGTAGGTCTGGCCAACCAGGAGGTGCACATGTACCGGGATAAAAACCTTGTGGACATCATCCGCACCCAG GACGTGATCACCAGTATTTGCTTTGGCCGCTATGGGCGTGAGGACAACACCCTGATCATGACGACTAAAG GTGGGGGGCTGATCATCAAGATCCTGAAGCGCACGGCCGTGTTTGAGGAGAAGGACTTGTCACTGGGCCCTCCTGTGGCCCAGAGCATCCGACTCAGTGTGCCCAAGAAGACCAGGCTGTACGTGGACCAGACACTGCGGGAGCGCGAGAATGCCatgg CCATGCACCACGTGTTCCAGATGGACCTGTACCGGCTGCGGCTCATGGCAGCCCGGGCCTATGTCAAGGCGCTGGAGTCCAGCCTGGCGCCCATCACATCCACACTGCAGGAGCCCCTTAAAATGAATGCAGTG gtccAGGGCATCGGTCCCACCTTCAAACTGACCCTCCACATTCAGAACACGTCAGCTGGACACCCTTCCATCAACCTGCTG GCccccatgctggtcccaggactGAACTACCCCATTGAAACCTTTGTGGAGTGTCTGAGTGACAAGGGGATCTCGGACGTCATCAAG GTGTTTGTGTTGCGCGAAGGCCAGAGCATGCCCTTGCTGACTGCCCATATCAACATGCCAGTGAATGAGGGCCTGGCTGCTGCCTGA